The Myxococcales bacterium genomic interval TTTCTCGGCGTGCTGCCGGCCGGCATGGTCCTGGGTGTCCTGGCGCTGCCGCTGGTCGTCCGCCTGGTGGACGGCGCGAACCCGGCGCTGGACAATCTGGACGACAACATCCGCGTCTGCGCGCGCACCATCCAATATGAAATCGTTTTTTGGGCCTTGCTGGTCGGCGGGTTGATCGTCGGCCGCCTGTTCGGAGCCGGGGCATGAAAATCGCGGTGGTCGGAGCCGGACCGGCCGGTTCCTTCTGCGCTTACCACCTCGCCAAAGCCGGCGCCGACGTCACCTTGATCGATCAATTCCCCGCCGCCTGGGAAAAACCCTGCGGCGGCGGCGTGCCGCCGAAGGTCCGCGAGCGCTTCGCCGAAATCGACAGCTACGACGGGCCGCGCCGGCCGGTGGCGGTCGGCAATTTCGTTTCGCCCGACGGGCAGGCGGTGCGACTGGTCAGCGGCCGGCCGATGTGGGTCGTCGCGCGGCGCGATTTCGACGGTTACCTGCGCCGCCTGGCGCTGGGGGCCGGCGCCAAATTCGTGCGCGGCCGCGTGCGACGCGTCGCGCGGGAAGGGGCGGCGTTTCGATTGGCGGTCGGTGAGGGCCTGCAGTGCGATTATCTCATCGGGGCCGACGGCGCCAAATCGGTCGTCCGTCGCGACCTCTTCGGGCCGATCCCGCGCCACCTGCTGACCTCGACAGTCGGCTATTTTTTGCGCGCCGCGGCGACGGACGCCACGAGCTGGTTTCTGCCGCGCCCCGGCTACATCTGGGCGTACCCGCGGCCCGATCACTTGTGCCTCGGCGGCGGCAGCGCCGACACGGCGCTCGACATCTGGGGCCAGGTCGACGAGATCCGCCAGCGTCACTTCGCCGCCGATCCGATCCTGAAAAAATGGGCGGCGCCGATCCCGTTCATCCGCGAACCGGACTTTTACGACGGCCCGACGGCCGGCGAAGGCGCGGCGGTGATCGGCGATGCGGCGGGACATGTCGACGCGCTGACGGGCGAAGGCATCCTCTACGCGCTGTGGGACGGCAAACTATTGGCCGAAGCGTTGCTGGCCGGGCGTCCCGGCGACTACGACCAGCGCTGGCGCGCCGAATTCGGCCGGGAACTGGGCAAGGCGACGAAGCTGTCGCGCTGGTTTTACGATCCGCCGACGATCCGCCGCGTCTTTGGAGTGGCGACGCGCAGCGAGACCATGCGGCGCTTTTTG includes:
- a CDS encoding NAD(P)/FAD-dependent oxidoreductase gives rise to the protein MKIAVVGAGPAGSFCAYHLAKAGADVTLIDQFPAAWEKPCGGGVPPKVRERFAEIDSYDGPRRPVAVGNFVSPDGQAVRLVSGRPMWVVARRDFDGYLRRLALGAGAKFVRGRVRRVAREGAAFRLAVGEGLQCDYLIGADGAKSVVRRDLFGPIPRHLLTSTVGYFLRAAATDATSWFLPRPGYIWAYPRPDHLCLGGGSADTALDIWGQVDEIRQRHFAADPILKKWAAPIPFIREPDFYDGPTAGEGAAVIGDAAGHVDALTGEGILYALWDGKLLAEALLAGRPGDYDQRWRAEFGRELGKATKLSRWFYDPPTIRRVFGVATRSETMRRFLMAIMTDQPSYLQTGNLFLRQLPAIGWEVLRSLW